The following are encoded in a window of Torulaspora globosa chromosome 4, complete sequence genomic DNA:
- the ISA1 gene encoding Fe-binding Fe/S cluster assembly protein ISA1 (ancestral locus Anc_4.31), whose protein sequence is MIKYAVRNERITLFEGFNRLFSTHSLLADRASSPTTSCITHGKRYLQTSLSDDSGYATSSSPAQWGFKFGAKRQERDKTSPISNTLSDYPPSKWSSYSLPSKQALKEQQEEADARDAENRNRVAAAQEAIREASKPDVTEHSKRAKKRTLRPRKALITLSPTALSHLRGLLDQPEPKLIRIGVRNRGCSGLTYELQYITEPGKFDEIVEQDGVKVIIDSKALFSIVGSEMDWVDDKLSSRFVFKNPNSKGTCGCGESFMV, encoded by the coding sequence ATGATCAAATATGCGGTACGCAACGAAAGGATAACCCTCTTTGAGGGTTTCAATAGACTTTTCTCAACCCACTCTCTACTAGCTGATCGGGCAAGTTCACCGACGACTTCCTGTATCACGCATGGCAAAAGATACTTGCAGACATCGCTGAGCGACGACTCTGGGTACGCTACCTCATCATCTCCCGCGCAATGGGGCTTCAAGTTCGGCGCAAAACGGCAGGAAAGGGATAAGACAAGCCCGATATCCAACACCTTATCGGACTATCCACCTTCCAAATGGTCGAGCTATTCACTGCCCTCGAAACAAGCGTTGAAAGAACAGCAGGAGGAAGCGGATGCGAGAGATGCGGAAAACAGGAACAGAGTAGCTGCGGCGCAGGAAGCCATCAGAGAAGCATCGAAGCCAGACGTCACAGAACATTCAAAAAGGGCTAAAAAAAGAACTCTGAGGCCACGGAAAGCGCTCATTACACTCAGTCCCACGGCGCTGTCGCATTTGAGAGGCCTCCTGGATCAGCCTGAACCCAAATTAATACGCATAGGAGTAAGGAATCGAGGTTGTTCTGGCCTTACATACGAGCTGCAATACATCACAGAACCCGGGAAGTTTGACGAGATCGTCGAACAAGATGGCGTTAAGGTCATAATAGATTCGAAAGCTCTTTTCAGCATCGTCGGCAGCGAAATGGACTGGGTAGACGACAAGTTATCTTCCAGGTTCGTCTTCAAGAACCCAAACTCGAAGGGAACCTGCGGATGTGGTGAGAGCTTCATGGTCTAA
- the NPR3 gene encoding Npr3p (ancestral locus Anc_4.34), whose protein sequence is MSEFLPNSCLVGIHLTIFTHSGPQVVFHYPPSVVGHLKSRERQNKRDPSSLDKEVKYDRSSVDFGRNSSISGPLTSHSARSSEYRPQGDEATGSPKVDSNSGNFRSKGSSDWAKRDESKKPEMDSDVGSSSSGLSDSELSTDYADCSSSSSSESHSYEEAEKELNDFGYGDLKDDTNVARPSMIMLSHANNSFSSEFSHSSKLLRAKSSQISASKLLDIISTDNQNRRPSRASAVSSVQGDEGPKEEEEISNTEEEIERMIAKGTLNFDETHFTEENFQDLTKVFGFDPEFVAEFCSPEREMCNARFEFTVDDLCFLGLPVHVDANGQWRRSRRKKHFGRSKRSSSSGTKGGSVTRGSGLNDNDSSYMENSSSMAETNVFSDNIRRSETSDIAKPDDLRNSMDMFHVCFVMNPSLVEYNKRVDDMFHYVVTRLSILLRYSQAKSAYVSKQCNLILKEKEKVLKSSKAYQNKNDSGRRAKYLYQRLFAKSSLARALITCVDKLQRNEIACLEIDDDKVISLQIPIQNEFRHLPNFKLHPVLKGSYLTSILNARFLGSSPTRDNIRDSSMIRDKYDDDYDDDLLNYALLLLDEPSSIIRELESLSSDDDIGNMVLIHLIKRLQPTVALRSYQDLFNQLLGSSTESSTFSGSQNSFHTSMLRSCALHLLYRRHARVIIPISSKNTYIVSPLAPIGSHPQEDYHDIDEISALRRPLIYQNQEKFKKRFPSLPSLVSFLNLLSTKKPKPFGSIIPSKEHKPIYLGALTWLMRFGYVTQLLTFVCIRVDKQIKMAVEEDLEKEAPRVRKDNLNRDNNKMDNFSKETDFVSQMIPQSQLYHSEDDVDNYAFDDHNMEKDYTIILEPERATAIEKRWIFKCIQDQPTDIQFLFNKVLKYFNGKTPMELVLIREEITRHELKRILNALPRYCVEFHHW, encoded by the coding sequence ATGAGTGAATTTCTACCAAATTCTTGCCTGGTTGGTATTCATCTGACAATATTTACTCATTCTGGTCCGCAGGTAGTTTTCCATTATCCTCCTTCTGTCGTTGGTCATTTGAAGAGTAGGGAACGCCAGAATAAGAGAGACccttcatctttggatAAAGAAGTCAAGTATGACCGTAGTAGTGTTGATTTTGGCAGGAATTCCAGTATAAGCGGTCCTTTAACCTCACATTCTGCAAGGTCTAGCGAATATCGACCCCAAGGTGATGAAGCTACCGGCAGTCCCAAGGTGGACAGTAATTCTGGCAACTTCCGAAGTAAAGGAAGTTCAGATTGGGCCAAAAGGGATGAATCAAAAAAACCTGAGATGGATTCCGATGTGggatcatcatcatctgGATTGAGCGATAGTGAGCTCTCAACAGATTATGCCGACTgttcaagctcatcttcGTCTGAATCACATTCCTATGAGGAAGCCGAAAAAGAACTCAACGATTTCGGATACGGAGATCTGAAAGATGACACCAATGTTGCGCGACCAAGCATGATCATGCTCTCTCACGCCAACAATAGTTTTAGTTCGGAATTTTCACATTCGTCAAAACTTCTCAGAGCTAAGAGTTCCCAGATAAGTGCAAGCAAACTCTTGGATATCATCAGCACTGATAATCAAAACAGACGACCCTCCCGCGCCTCCGCAGTATCGTCGGTCCAAGGAGATGAAGGTCCCaaagaggaggaagaaatttcCAAcactgaagaagagatagAAAGAATGATTGCTAAAGGTACTCTGAACTTCGACGAGACGCATTTTACAGAAGAGAATTTTCAGGATCTGACCAAGGTGTTTGGTTTCGATCCTGAATTTGTTGCTGAATTCTGCTCGCCTGAGAGAGAAATGTGTAACGCAAGATTCGAATTTACGGTCGACGACCTATGTTTTCTAGGTTTACCTGTTCACGTAGATGCCAATGGGCaatggagaagatcaaggcgCAAGAAGCATTTTGGCCGATCGAAGAGATCCTCTAGCTCGGGAACGAAAGGCGGCAGCGTCACTAGGGGTAGCGGCCTGAACGACAATGATAGCTCCTATATGGAGAATTCGTCCTCTATGGCAGAAACAAATGTGTTCTCAGATAATATCCGCCGGTCGGAGACGTCAGATATTGCGAAACCCGATGATCTTCGAAACAGTATGGACATGTTCCACGTGTGCTTTGTAATGAATCCTTCTCTGGTTGAATACAACAAAAGGGTAGATGATATGTTCCATTATGTCGTGACTCGGTTATCGATTTTATTGCGTTACTCACAAGCGAAGTCAGCTTACGTCTCTAAACAATGCAACctgatcttgaaagagaaagaaaaagtACTCAAGTCATCAAAAGCGTATCAAAACAAAAATGATTCCGGCCGAAGAGCAAAATACCTGTATCAAAGGCTCTTTGCGAAGTCGTCGCTGGCAAGGGCTCTAATAACTTGCGTTGACAAACTGCAAAGAAACGAAATAGCCTGCCTTGAAATCGACGATGATAAGGTAATTTCACTGCAGATACCGATTCAGAATGAGTTCCGTCATTTGCCTAATTTCAAGCTTCATCCGGTATTGAAGGGTTCTTACCTGACCTCCATACTCAATGCCCGATTTCTTGGATCATCCCCGACAAGGGATAATATTCGTGATTCATCAATGATAAGGGACAAATATGATGATGACTATGATGACGATCTGTTAAATTATGCTTTGTTGCTATTAGACGAACCTAGTAGCATAATTAGAGAGCTCGAATCTTTATCGTCAGATGATGATATTGGGAACATGGTCTTAATACATTTGATCAAAAGACTACAGCCAACAGTGGCTTTGAGGTCTTATCAAGATTTGTTTAACCAGCTGTTAGGCAGCTCGACCGAATCGTCTACATTTTCGGGATCTCAAAACTCTTTTCATACAAGTATGCTGAGATCCTGTGCATTGCATCTGCTTTATCGAAGACACGCTAGAGTGATAATCCCGATCAGCTCTAAGAATACATACATCGTTTCGCCCTTGGCCCCAATCGGAAGTCATCCACAGGAGGACTACCATGACATTGACGAGATTTCTGCTTTAAGAAGACCGCTCATTTATCAGAATCaagagaagttcaaaaaAAGATTCCCCTCCTTGCCCTCTTTGGTTTCATTTCTCAACCTGCTGTCGACAAAGAAACCAAAGCCTTTTGGTAGCATAATACCGTCTAAGGAACATAAACCCATCTATTTGGGAGCATTAACATGGTTGATGAGGTTTGGGTATGTGACCCAATTACTGACATTCGTTTGTATCCGAGTTGATAAACAAATCAAGATGGCGGTCGAAGAGGACTTAGAGAAGGAAGCACCGAGAGTCAGAAAGGATAATCTAAATCGTGACAACAACAAGATGGACAATTTCTCCAAGGAAACAGATTTTGTTAGTCAGATGATACCACAATCTCAACTGTACCATTCCGAGGATGACGTGGATAACTATGCGTTCGACGATCATAACATGGAAAAAGATTACACTATAATTTTGGAACCTGAGAGGGCGACGGCAATTGAAAAAAGGTGGATCTTCAAATGCATTCAAGATCAACCCACCGATATTCAGTTTTTATTCAATAAGGTCTTAAAATACTTCAATGGTAAGACACCTATGGAATTGGTCCTCattagagaagaaattACAAGGCATGAGCTGAAAAGGATATTGAATGCCCTTCCCCGCTATTGCGTAGAGTTTCATCATTGGTGA
- the TPO1 gene encoding polyamine transporter TPO1 (ancestral locus Anc_4.30) — protein MSSSSQEVESLQNQKPSGSPPSGSSLSDVAPEGEPTCFEGKNHAGGRLDAGDGASITSATQSMVAANRMLSRILTGSCNEVEKVAVDYSNCPKMGGGRPYPPALPDSGIYEVTFDGPDDPLHPFNWPMKTRAILAALLGLNCLSITMSSSMFASGIQQICAIYHVIPVVGILGVSLFVLGFAASPVVYAPLSEIYGRRGVLVISSFGFTLFHFAVATAKDLQTIMICRFFAGFIGAAPMAVVPGAFADMFDTSARGKSICLFALGVFVGPILGPVIGSYMVQHTTWRWLEYVMGIFAGVVAVLIALFFKETHHPTILVNKARAMRKLTNNWGIHAAHENVELSIKEIAQKTVTRPIVMLCTEPVLLFVSVYQSFVYGILYLLLEAYPIIFVRGYGFDKNGELPYIALIIGMFLCGGLIWYCEIDYLKRVKKKGGLVPEARLIPMIVSSVIFPIGILWLCWTGNYPHKVHFMVPTVAGGFVGFGLLGIFLPCLNYIIESYLLLAASAVAANTFMRSAFGACFPLFAAYMFDGMGTNWAGLLLGLFAAALIPVPLILVKYGKRIRQKSKYAYSG, from the coding sequence ATGTCGAGCTCTTCGCAGGAAGTAGAGTCGCTACAAAATCAAAAGCCATCGGGAAGCCCACCGAGTGGATCTTCTTTAAGTGACGTCGCGCCTGAAGGTGAGCCAACATGCTTCGAGGGTAAAAATCATGCTGGCGGTAGACTGGATGCCGGCGATGGTGCATCGATAACTTCAGCCACGCAGTCAATGGTTGCTGCAAATAGAATGCTTTCTCGTATTTTAACCGGATCATGTAACGAAGTGGAAAAGGTAGCGGTCGATTACAGCAATTGTCCCAAGATGGGAGGCGGTAGGCCGTACCCACCTGCGTTGCCAGATAGCGGTATATATGAGGTTACTTTTGATGGCCCAGAtgatcctcttcatcctttCAATTGGCCAATGAAGACTAGAGCTATTCTTGCTGCGCTTCTAGGTTTGAACTGTCTGTCGATCACGATGTCATCGTCGATGTTTGCATCTGGGATTCAGCAGATATGTGCCATTTACCATGTGATTCCCGTCGTGGGAATTCTTGGTGTCTCGCTGTTCGTGTTGGGTTTCGCTGCTTCGCCTGTCGTGTATGCACCACTTTCTGAAATTTACGGTAGAAGAGGCGTTCTGGTCATTTCGTCGTTTGGATTCACGCTGTTTCATTTTGCGGTTGCCACCGCCAAGGATCTTCAAACCATTATGATCTGTAGATTTTTCGCCGGTTTCATTGGTGCAGCCCCAATGGCGGTCGTGCCCGGTGCATTCGCCGACATGTTTGATACTTCCGCCAGAGGCAAATCTATTTGTCTCTTCGCTCTTGGTGTCTTTGTAGGACCGATCCTCGGACCTGTCATCGGGTCCTATATGGTCCAGCACACCACTTGGAGGTGGTTGGAATATGTTATGGGTATCTTCGCTGGCGTTGTCGCTGTTCTGATCgctttgttcttcaaggaaaCGCATCATCCAACCATTCTGGTCAACAAGGCTCGCGCTATGCGTAAGTTGACCAACAACTGGGGTATCCACGCTGCTCACGAAAATGTCGAATTATccatcaaggaaatcgcACAGAAAACGGTCACAAGACCAATCGTTATGCTCTGCACTGAACCGGtgcttctttttgtttCAGTTTACCAGTCTTTCGTCTATGGCATCCTATATCTGTTGCTAGAAGCGTATCCAATCATATTTGTCAGAGGCTACGGGTTCGATAAAAATGGCGAATTACCTTATATCGCGCTGATCATCGGGATGTTCTTGTGTGGCGGATTAATCTGGTACTGCGAAATCGATTATCTCAAAAGGGTTAAGAAGAAGGGCGGTTTGGTTCCCGAAGCGAGATTGATTCCGATGATCGTCTCAAGTGTTATCTTCCCAATCGGCATCTTGTGGCTTTGTTGGACCGGTAACTATCCTCACAAAGTTCATTTCATGGTACCCACTGTGGCGGGAGGCTTCGTTGGTTTCGGTTTGCTCGGCATTTTTCTGCCCTGTTTGAACTACATCATCGAATCCTATCTATTGCTAGCCGCATCGGCAGTCGCTGCAAACACCTTCATGAGATCTGCGTTTGGGGCTTGCTTCCCGCTTTTTGCAGCTTACATGTTTGATGGAATGGGCACTAATTGGGCTGGTTTACTATTAGGTTTATTCGCGGCCGCCTTGATTCCAGTGCCACTTATCCTAGTAAAATATGGCAAGCGGATCAGGCAGAAATCCAAATATGCATACTCTGGATAA
- the HSP104 gene encoding chaperone ATPase HSP104 (ancestral locus Anc_4.32), with product MNDETQFTEKSLTILTLARKLALDHQHAQLQPIHLLAAFVEPSPDGSVGYLQNLVEKGRYDYETFKRTVNRNLVRIPQQHPAPSEITPSYNLGQVLQEAAKIEKQQKDSFIAQDHLLFALFTDASIQKVFKEAQVDIEAIKQQALELRGNQRIDSRGADTNTALEYLSKYAIDMTEQARLGKLDPVIGREEEIRSTIRVLARRIKSNPCLIGEPGIGKTAIIEGVAQRIIDDDVPTILQGAKLFSLDLAALTAGAKYKGDFEERLKGVLKEIEDSKTLIVLFIDEIHMLMGNGKDDAANILKPALSRGQLKVIGATTNNEYRSIVEKDGAFERRFQKIDVQEPTIRQTVAILRGLQPKYEIHHGVRILDSALVTAAQLAKRYLPYRRLPDSAIDLVDISCAGVAVARDSKPEELDSKERELQLIQVEIQALERDKDSDSTTKDRLQQAKQKEASLQEELVPLRQRYEEEKHGHEELTQAKKRLDELENKAADAERRYDNATAADLRYFAIPDIKKRIAELEQQVAEEEKRAGANSMIQNVVDSETVAETAARLTGIPVKKLTESENEKLIHMERELSSQVVGQMEAIKAVSNAVRLARSGLANPRQPASFLFLGLSGSGKTELAKKVAGFLFNDEDMMIRVDCSELSEKHSVSKLLGTTAGYVGYDEGGFLTNQLQYKPYSVLLFDEVEKAHPDVLTVMLQMLDDGRITSGQGKTIDCSNCIVIMTSNLGASFISAQPGSKIQEATKGLVMGVVRQHFRPEFLNRISSIVVFNKLSRKAIHKIVDIRLDEIQKRFEQNDKHYELDVSPEAKEFLAKYGYSDDMGARPLNRLIQNEILNKMAVRILRGEIKDKETVRVVYKPGKERGSGITENEEEGLEVLPNREIPDGGIDAMGDQDMDVDYSDGDNNLELD from the coding sequence ATGAACGACGAAACTCAATTCACTGAGAAATCATTGACGATTCTTACGTTGGCTCGTAAGCTAGCGTTAGATCATCAACATGCGCAATTGCAACCAATTCATTTGCTAGCTGCATTTGTCGAACCATCCCCAGACGGCAGTGTGGGATATCTGCAGAACTTGGTGGAAAAAGGACGCTACGATTATGAGACATTCAAGAGAACTGTGAACAGAAATCTGGTCAGGATACCCCAGCAGCATCCAGCTCCATCGGAGATTACGCCAAGTTATAATCTCGGGCAGGTGCTGcaagaagctgcaaagattgaaaaacAACAAAAGGACAGTTTTATAGCGCAAGATCATCTGTTATTTGCGCTGTTCACTGACGCCTCGATCCAGAAAGTGTTCAAGGAGGCTCAGGTAGACATCGAGGCTATCAAACAGCAGGCGCTGGAGTTGAGAGGTAACCAACGAATTGATTCCCGTGGAGCCGATACGAACACTGCACTAGAGTACCTTTCGAAGTATGCTATAGACATGACTGAGCAGGCAAGGCTGGGTAAGCTAGATCCCGTTATCGGAAGAGAGGAAGAGATTAGAAGTACTATCAGAGTGTTGGCTAGGAGGATCAAATCGAACCCTTGTTTGATTGGTGAGCCAGGTATCGGTAAGACTGCTATTATCGAAGGAGTTGCACAGAGGATTATTGACGATGATGTGCCAACTATCTTACAGGGCGCGAAGCTGTTCAGTTTGGATTTGGCGGCTTTAACCGCTGGCGCAAAATACAAGGGTgatttcgaagaaagattAAAGGGTGTGTTGAAGGAAATTGAGGACTCTAAGACGCTTATTGTCTTGTTTATTGACGAAATCCACATGTTGATGGGTAATGGAAAGGACGATGCCGCCaacatcttgaagcctGCCTTGTCTAGAGGCCAGCTGAAGGTGATTGGCGCTACGACTAACAACGAATACAGATCTATCGTGGAGAAAGACGGCGCGTTCGAGAGAAGATTCCAGAAAATTGATGTGCAAGAGCCTACGATCAGACAAACTGTTGCCATTTTAAGAGGACTCCAACCAAAATACGAGATTCACCATGGTGTGAGAATCTTGGATAGCGCTTTGGTGACTGCTGCGCAATTGGCCAAGAGATATTTGCCTTACAGAAGGTTGCCCGATTCGGCAATCGATTTGGTCGACATCTCTTGTGCCGGTGTTGCTGTGGCGAGGGACTCCAAACCAGAAGAGTTGGATTCCAAGGAGCGTGAATTGCAACTTATCCAGGTTGAAATTCAAGCACTGGAGAGAGACAAGGACTCAGACTCCACTACAAAGGACAGATTGCAACAGGCCAAGCAAAAGGAGGCTTCCTTACAGGAAGAATTGGTGCCCTTGAGACAGCGCTATGAAGAGGAGAAGCACGGCCATGAAGAATTAACTCAGGCTAAAAAAAGACTGGACGAATTAGAGAATAAGGCTGCTGATGCAGAGCGTAGGTACGATAATGCaactgcagcagatctGAGGTACTTTGCCATCCCCGACATTAAGAAAAGAATCGCTGAACTGGAACAGCAAGTGgccgaggaagaaaaacGTGCCGGTGCCAACTCGATGATTCAAAACGTGGTCGACTCAGAGACTGTTGCAGAAACCGCAGCAAGATTGACTGGCATCCcagtgaagaaattgaCAGAATCTGAAAATGAGAAACTCATTCACATGGAGCGCGAACTGTCGTCACAGGTGGTTGGCCAAATGGAGGCTATCAAAGCGGTCTCCAATGCCGTCAGATTGGCTCGTTCCGGCTTGGCAAACCCCAGACAGCCAGCATCCTTCCTATTCTTGGGTCTATCCGGCTCGGGTAAGACCGAACTAGCCAAGAAGGTGGCCGGATTTCTATTCAACGATGAGGACATGATGATCAGAGTCGACTGCTCGGAACTAAGCGAGAAGCACTCCGTCTCCAAATTACTCGGTACCACTGCCGGCTACGTTGGGTACGACGAAGGTGGTTTCCTAACAAACCAGCTACAATATAAGCCCTACTCGGTGTTGCTATTCGATGAAGTGGAAAAGGCCCACCCAGACGTTTTGACCGTCATGTTGCAAATGCTAGACGACGGTAGGATCACGTCGGGGCAAGGCAAGACCATCGACTGTTCCAACTGTATCGTGATCATGACCTCCAACCTGGGCGCTTCGTTCATCAGCGCCCAGCCGGGCTCCAAGATCCAGGAAGCCACCAAGGGGCTAGTCATGGGGGTCGTCAGACAGCACTTCAGACCGGAGTTCCTGAACAGAATCTCCAGTATCGTAGTCTTCAACAAGCTCTCGAGAAAAGCAATCCACAAGATCGTCGATATCCGGCTAGACGAAATCCAGAAACGTTTCGAACAAAATGACAAACACTACGAGCTGGATGTATCTCCCGAGGCCAAGGAGTTCTTGGCCAAATACGGCTACTCCGACGATATGGGAGCAAGACCTTTGAACAGATTAATCCAGAACGAGATCCTAAACAAAATGGCCGTTCGCATCCTCAGAGGCGAGatcaaggacaaggagaCGGTCAGAGTCGTCTACAAACCGGGCAAAGAGCGCGGCTCCGGTATCACCgagaacgaagaagaaggtttAGAGGTTCTGCCCAACAGGGAAATTCCGGATGGTGGCATAGATGCCATGGGAGATCAAGACATGGACGTCGACTACAGCGACGGTGACAATAACCTCGAATTAGACTAA
- the RIM4 gene encoding Rim4p (ancestral locus Anc_4.33): MMASMTAREASLENANSNHGTIGVEMLGDDPKSGAVISEHIDRFLPMEVSSTESEDGEGDLLDDIEDDDGGDQAKEAPSENEPQEEQGEGFEGTKNFRGRPSSCVFVASLAASLSDDELCLSVTNSFKQYGELARVKVLRDHANRPYAFVQYKNDKDAKRALKMAQGSILNGRTLRCESARVNRTLFITHHDQLSFNRIAELCEKFGELEQLVPNKEHHQFKKYNYPTSTGNSWFVQFAYRDDAIRAFANLRGEPEWDVEWVQNIEVPKHFNLLFKRKSIDDVYHKSQDINDDDNEVDDEDDEDYNLNDEDGFVEDQRSDSEIDSQNFETIDKKSIFIGQLDPAVTKEKLNDRFSNHGEIVDINLINKSTNIFAFIQFETEEAAAAALERENHAIFLGKTMHVQYKIIGGHHGKRHGRRNNGYHDKHGTNFTGPQINLAPPPINMYRRRSYEPEPILPFITPAMPSHSDFEINPYNPYMRNALRRTSLPNGWSSARSYSLKSESDNTFCADGATDATSDVSASAGKTNSATTYNNSSAGSIGQSNLGENKNYANKGKKKFMKRGGFNEPPKPYYFQPYYYHPMHYPIGPMGPSHPAPGPGGNQPYMMVYPMPPPPASGVDGHMMGPGMPMCQPDPRMHGSPSVNQTHFGQVESNDFPAAKPYNLDY, from the coding sequence ATGATGGCCTCCATGACTGCTCGTGAAGCGTCGTTGGAAAATGCAAACTCGAATCATGGTACCATTGGAGTTGAGATGCTGGGGGATGATCCGAAATCAGGTGCTGTGATCAGTGAACACATTGATCGTTTCTTACCGATGGAAGTGTCATCGACTGAATCGGAGGACGGTGAAGGTGATTTATTGGACGAcattgaagacgatgatggcGGCGATCAAGCTAAGGAAGCTCCTTCGGAGAATGAACCACAAGAGGAACAGGGGGAGGGCTTTGAAGGCACCAAGAATTTCCGTGGTCGTCCTTCTTCGTGTGTTTTTGTAGCTAGTCTTGCCGCCTCGCTGTCCGATGACGAACTTTGTCTCTCTGTCACTAACAGTTTTAAACAATATGGAGAATTGGCCAGAGTGAAAGTGTTACGTGACCATGCTAATAGACCATATGCATTTGTTCAATACAAGAATGATAAAGATGCGAAGAGGGCGTTGAAAATGGCACAAGGTTCTATTCTGAATGGTAGAACTTTACGTTGTGAATCTGCAAGAGTGAACCGTACGCTATTTATTACTCATCATGATCAGTTGTCATTCAATAGAATCGCAGAACTCTGTGAGAAATTTGGTGAATTGGAACAATTGGTACCAAATAAGGAACATCATCAGTTTAAAAAATACAACTATCCAACTTCTACCGGTAATTCATGGTTTGTCCAGTTTGCTTATAGAGACGATGCCATTAGGGCTTTTGCCAACTTAAGGGGTGAACCCGAATGGGATGTTGAATGGGTACAAAATATAGAAGTCCCCAAACATTTCAATCTACTATTCAAAAGAAAATCGATAGATGACGTATACCATAAAAGTCAGGATatcaatgatgacgatAATGAAgttgatgatgaagatgatgaagattacaatttgaatgatgaagatggttttgttgaagatcaaagGTCTGATTCGGAGATTGATTCAcaaaattttgaaaccATCGACAAGAAATCGATCTTTATCGGTCAGTTGGATCCTGCTGTAACAAAAGAAAAACTGAATGATAGATTCTCTAATCATGGTGAGATTGTCGATATCAATCTAATCAATAAATCCACAAACATTTTTGCCTTTATACAATTtgaaactgaagaagctgctgctgctgctttggaAAGGGAGAATCATGCTATTTTCTTGGGTAAAACGATGCATGTTCAATACAAGATTATTGGTGGTCATCACGGTAAGAGACAtggcagaagaaataaTGGTTATCATGATAAACATGGTACGAATTTCACCGGTCCTCAAATCAATTTGGCTCCTCCACCTATTAATATGtaccgaagaagatcatatGAACCTGAACCCATATTACCATTTATTACCCCAGCGATGCCATCTCATTCCGATTTCGAAATTAATCCATATAATCCATATATGAGGAATGCGCTTAGACGTACTTCTTTGCCAAATGGTTGGTCGTCGGCAAGAAGTTATAGTTTAAAATCGGAAAGTGATAATACCTTTTGCGCTGATGGTGCTACTGATGCAACTTCAGATGTTTCAGCATCAGCTGGTAAAACAAACTCGGCAACTACTTACAATAACTCATCTGCTGGCAGTATTGGGCAAAGTAATTTAGGCGAGAATAAAAATTATGCGAACAAGGGTAAGAAGAAATTTATGAAACGTGGCGGTTTCAATGAACCACCAAAACCATATTATTTTCAACCATACTACTATCATCCGATGCATTACCCAATAGGGCCTATGGGTCCATCACATCCCGCACCTGGTCCCGGAGGTAATCAACCTTATATGATGGTGTACCCAATgccaccaccaccagcttCTGGCGTAGATGGCCACATGATGGGCCCTGGTATGCCAATGTGTCAACCAGATCCAAGGATGCACGGATCTCCATCCGTAAATCAGACCCACTTTGGTCAAGTAGAATCAAATGATTTCCCCGCGGCTAAACCATACAATTTGGATTATTGA